In Carya illinoinensis cultivar Pawnee chromosome 10, C.illinoinensisPawnee_v1, whole genome shotgun sequence, one DNA window encodes the following:
- the LOC122279385 gene encoding cysteine-rich receptor-like protein kinase 29 isoform X2, translated as MDLQVVPQAVSSSLPPKECYIITKNTQITEGKMRMGASRLLLFLFYAMLTHLVKLAFAQRDPYVLHDCSNTGNVSSNSAYRKNVNTLLSSLSSNTQIDYGFYNFSAGENSDRVNAVALCRADLTPTDCQSCVNMSAYELLHLCPNQKGGIMWYMNCTVRYSNNSIFGVMQFEPVKQLYNTENVRGPNGTFVQVRETLLDRLRSEAAASASTLRKFATGNASSPYFDIYALLQCTPDLNQQECSDCLNQSIAEVPTCCGLAIGVRVLTPSCNLRYEAEPFYGSTLEAPPPSSSTLPSPAEGKASNSSQTIIIVMAAVVSMVLIFCICICIYLRMRKQRKKVERMDEIDSVESLQFDFSTIRVATDNFSDVNKLGEGGFGIVYKGKFPNGQKIAVKRLSRSSEQGDQEFKNEILLVARLEHRNLVRLLGFCFEGNERLLVYELMPNSSLDHFIFDPSKRLHLDWKIRYKIIIGIARGLQYLHEDSQLRIIHRDLKTSNVLLDEQMNPKISDFGMARLFTLDQTQANTRRIVGTYGYMAPEYAMHGHFSVKSDVFSYGVLVLEIVCGQKNDSFENGENTENLLSHAWKNWREGTALNLIDSTLRVGSMTEIMRCIHIGLLCVQENIAERPTMSSILLMLNSYSMALSIPSRPAFLMHSIVESDMSSNQSFQASQNEASMTDPYPR; from the exons ATGGACTTGCAAGTGGTACCACAAGCGGTTTCGTCGTCACTTCCTCCTAAGGAATGCTACATAATTACAAAGAATACGCAGATTACAGAAGGAAAAATGAGAATGGGCGCTTCAAGACTActgcttttccttttctatgCCATGCTCACACACCTTGTAAAGCTCGCCTTTGCGCAGCGAGATCCCTACGTGCTCCATGATTGTTCCAATACTGGTAACGTTAGCAGTAACAGTGCCTACAGAAAAAACGTCAATACCCTCCTTTCATCCCTCTCTTCTAACACCCAAATCGATTATGGGTTCTACAATTTCTCCGCCGGAGAAAACTCCGACAGAGTTAACGCAGTTGCACTTTGTAGAGCAGACCTTACGCCGACCGACTGCCAGAGTTGTGTCAATATGTCTGCTTACGAGCTCTTACATCTGTGCCCAAACCAGAAGGGGGGTATCATGTGGTACATGAATTGTACAGTACGATACTCGAACAACTCTATATTTGGTGTTATGCAGTTTGAACCTGTGAAGCAACTTTACAACACTGAGAATGTCAGGGGCCCGAATGGGACGTTCGTCCAGGTGCGAGAGACGCTGCTGGATAGACTGAGAAGTGAGGCTGCAGCTAGCGCTTCGACTCTTCGCAAGTTTGCAACTGGAAATGCGAGCTCCCCATACTTTGATATATATGCTCTTTTGCAGTGCACTCCCGATTTGAATCAGCAGGAATGCAGCGATTGCCTAAACCAGAGCATCGCAGAAGTTCCAACTTGTTGCGGTCTAGCGATAGGAGTGAGAGTTCTTACACCCAGCTGCAACTTAAGGTATGAGGCAGAACCTTTCTATGGATCCACTCTCGAGGCCCCGCCTCCATCGTCAAGTACTCTCCCATCGCCTGCAGAAG GAAAAGCGAGTAACTCTTCCCAAACTATCATCATAGTCATGGCAGCTGTTGTTTCCATGGTGCTAATCTTCTGCATTTGCATCTGTATCTATTTAAGGATGAGGAAGCAAAGGAAGAAAGTTGAAAGAA TGGATGAAATTGATAGCGTTGAATCCTTGCAATTCGACTTCAGCACGATTAGAGTTGCTACAGACAACTTTTCCGATGTAAACAAACTTGGAGAAGGTGGATTCGGTATTGTTTACAAG GGCAAGTTTCCAAATGGACAAAAAATAGCTGTGAAAAGGCTTTCTAGAAGTTCTGAACAAGGTGATCAAGAATTTAAGAACGAGATCTTATTAGTTGCCAGGCTTGAGCACAGGAATTTAGTAAGGCTCTTGGGTTTTTGCTTTGAAGGAAATGAAAGGCTTCTTGTATATGAGCTTATGCCAAATTCAAGCCTTGACCACTTCATATTTG ATCCAAGCAAGCGTTTACATTTGGATTGGAAAATTCGATACAAAATCATAATAGGCATTGCTCGAGGGCTTCAATATCTTCACGAAGATTCTCAATTACGCATTATTCATCGTGATCTCAAAACTAGCAATGTTTTGTTAGATGAACAGATGAACCCGAAAATTTCAGATTTTGGTATGGCAAGATTATTTACACTAGATCAAACTCAAGCTAATACAAGGAGAATCGTCGGGACCTA TGGATATATGGCTCCAGAGTATGCAATGCACGGACACTTTTCAGTGAAGTCTGATGTCTTTAGCTATGGTGTGTTAGTTTTGGAGATAGTGTGTGGGCAAAAGAACGATTCTTTTGAAAATGGAGAGAATACGGAGAATCTTCTTAGCCAT GCATGGAAAAACTGGAGAGAAGGAACAGCTTTAAATCTGATAGATTCAACATTAAGGGTTGGTTCAATGACCGAAATAATGAGATGCATCCACATAGGATTGCTATGTGTTCAAGAGAACATAGCTGAGAGACCAACAATGTCTTCAATCCTCCTAATGCTTAACAGTTACTCTATGGCTCTATCGATACCCTCACGACCTGCATTCTTAATGCACAGCATTGTTGAATCAGACATGTCGTCGAACCAATCATTCCAAGCTTCACAAAATGAGGCTTCAATGACTGACCCATATCCTCGCTAG
- the LOC122279385 gene encoding cysteine-rich receptor-like protein kinase 29 isoform X1, with protein MDLQVVPQAVSSSLPPKECYIITKNTQITEGKMRMGASRLLLFLFYAMLTHLVKLAFAQRDPYVLHDCSNTGNVSSNSAYRKNVNTLLSSLSSNTQIDYGFYNFSAGENSDRVNAVALCRADLTPTDCQSCVNMSAYELLHLCPNQKGGIMWYMNCTVRYSNNSIFGVMQFEPVKQLYNTENVRGPNGTFVQVRETLLDRLRSEAAASASTLRKFATGNASSPYFDIYALLQCTPDLNQQECSDCLNQSIAEVPTCCGLAIGVRVLTPSCNLRYEAEPFYGSTLEAPPPSSSTLPSPAEGKASNSSQTIIIVMAAVVSMVLIFCICICIYLRMRKQRKKVERMDEIDSVESLQFDFSTIRVATDNFSDVNKLGEGGFGIVYKGKFPNGQKIAVKRLSRSSEQGDQEFKNEILLVARLEHRNLVRLLGFCFEGNERLLVYELMPNSSLDHFIFGMITFFSSCMYVPTHLDIYIDIYMYIYFTYKLMIYICSIQCVDPSKRLHLDWKIRYKIIIGIARGLQYLHEDSQLRIIHRDLKTSNVLLDEQMNPKISDFGMARLFTLDQTQANTRRIVGTYGYMAPEYAMHGHFSVKSDVFSYGVLVLEIVCGQKNDSFENGENTENLLSHAWKNWREGTALNLIDSTLRVGSMTEIMRCIHIGLLCVQENIAERPTMSSILLMLNSYSMALSIPSRPAFLMHSIVESDMSSNQSFQASQNEASMTDPYPR; from the exons ATGGACTTGCAAGTGGTACCACAAGCGGTTTCGTCGTCACTTCCTCCTAAGGAATGCTACATAATTACAAAGAATACGCAGATTACAGAAGGAAAAATGAGAATGGGCGCTTCAAGACTActgcttttccttttctatgCCATGCTCACACACCTTGTAAAGCTCGCCTTTGCGCAGCGAGATCCCTACGTGCTCCATGATTGTTCCAATACTGGTAACGTTAGCAGTAACAGTGCCTACAGAAAAAACGTCAATACCCTCCTTTCATCCCTCTCTTCTAACACCCAAATCGATTATGGGTTCTACAATTTCTCCGCCGGAGAAAACTCCGACAGAGTTAACGCAGTTGCACTTTGTAGAGCAGACCTTACGCCGACCGACTGCCAGAGTTGTGTCAATATGTCTGCTTACGAGCTCTTACATCTGTGCCCAAACCAGAAGGGGGGTATCATGTGGTACATGAATTGTACAGTACGATACTCGAACAACTCTATATTTGGTGTTATGCAGTTTGAACCTGTGAAGCAACTTTACAACACTGAGAATGTCAGGGGCCCGAATGGGACGTTCGTCCAGGTGCGAGAGACGCTGCTGGATAGACTGAGAAGTGAGGCTGCAGCTAGCGCTTCGACTCTTCGCAAGTTTGCAACTGGAAATGCGAGCTCCCCATACTTTGATATATATGCTCTTTTGCAGTGCACTCCCGATTTGAATCAGCAGGAATGCAGCGATTGCCTAAACCAGAGCATCGCAGAAGTTCCAACTTGTTGCGGTCTAGCGATAGGAGTGAGAGTTCTTACACCCAGCTGCAACTTAAGGTATGAGGCAGAACCTTTCTATGGATCCACTCTCGAGGCCCCGCCTCCATCGTCAAGTACTCTCCCATCGCCTGCAGAAG GAAAAGCGAGTAACTCTTCCCAAACTATCATCATAGTCATGGCAGCTGTTGTTTCCATGGTGCTAATCTTCTGCATTTGCATCTGTATCTATTTAAGGATGAGGAAGCAAAGGAAGAAAGTTGAAAGAA TGGATGAAATTGATAGCGTTGAATCCTTGCAATTCGACTTCAGCACGATTAGAGTTGCTACAGACAACTTTTCCGATGTAAACAAACTTGGAGAAGGTGGATTCGGTATTGTTTACAAG GGCAAGTTTCCAAATGGACAAAAAATAGCTGTGAAAAGGCTTTCTAGAAGTTCTGAACAAGGTGATCAAGAATTTAAGAACGAGATCTTATTAGTTGCCAGGCTTGAGCACAGGAATTTAGTAAGGCTCTTGGGTTTTTGCTTTGAAGGAAATGAAAGGCTTCTTGTATATGAGCTTATGCCAAATTCAAGCCTTGACCACTTCATATTTGGTATGATTACATTTTTTTCAAGTTGCATGTATGTTCCAACAcacttggatatatatatagatatatatatgtatatatattttacctataaactcatgatatatatatgctcaATTCAATGTGTAGATCCAAGCAAGCGTTTACATTTGGATTGGAAAATTCGATACAAAATCATAATAGGCATTGCTCGAGGGCTTCAATATCTTCACGAAGATTCTCAATTACGCATTATTCATCGTGATCTCAAAACTAGCAATGTTTTGTTAGATGAACAGATGAACCCGAAAATTTCAGATTTTGGTATGGCAAGATTATTTACACTAGATCAAACTCAAGCTAATACAAGGAGAATCGTCGGGACCTA TGGATATATGGCTCCAGAGTATGCAATGCACGGACACTTTTCAGTGAAGTCTGATGTCTTTAGCTATGGTGTGTTAGTTTTGGAGATAGTGTGTGGGCAAAAGAACGATTCTTTTGAAAATGGAGAGAATACGGAGAATCTTCTTAGCCAT GCATGGAAAAACTGGAGAGAAGGAACAGCTTTAAATCTGATAGATTCAACATTAAGGGTTGGTTCAATGACCGAAATAATGAGATGCATCCACATAGGATTGCTATGTGTTCAAGAGAACATAGCTGAGAGACCAACAATGTCTTCAATCCTCCTAATGCTTAACAGTTACTCTATGGCTCTATCGATACCCTCACGACCTGCATTCTTAATGCACAGCATTGTTGAATCAGACATGTCGTCGAACCAATCATTCCAAGCTTCACAAAATGAGGCTTCAATGACTGACCCATATCCTCGCTAG